DNA from Hyphomicrobiales bacterium:
CATCCTATCCACCATACACACTACAATGCCATGACCGCCCTGCGGACGGCCACGGCATAGGTGGCCTTAAAGAATTTGATTGAGAAATTCTTTGGTGCGCTCGTTCTGCGGGTTGTCGAAGAAGGCGTTCGGCTCGTTCTGCTCAACGATCTCGCCCTGATCCATGAAGATCACCCGGTCGGCAACAGCTTTGGCGAAGCCCATCTCGTGGGTCACGCACAGCATCGTCATGCCTTCTTTGGCGAGGTCGACCATGGTGTCGAGCACCTCCTTGACCATCTCTGGATCAAGCGCCGAGGTCGGCTCGTCGAAGAGCATGATTTTCGGTGTCATGCACAGGGCGCGGGCGATGGCCACGCGCTGTTGCTGGCCACCGGAGAGCTGGCCTGGATACTTCAGCGCTTGCTCGCCAATGCGCACACGTTCCAGATATTTCATGCCCAGCGCTTCAGCCTCGGCCTTGGGCGTTTTCTTCACCCAGATCGGTGCGAGCGTGCAGTTGTCGAGCACCGAGAGGTGCGGGAACAGGTTGAAGTGCTGGAACACCATGCCGACTTCGGCGCGAACCGCGTCGATGTTCTTGATGTTGTCGGTCAGCTCGATGCCATCAACGCTGATGTCGCCTTCCTGATGCTCTTCCAGGCGGTTGATGCAGCGAATAAGCGTTGATTTGCCGGAGCCCGACGGTCCGCACACAACGATGCGTTCGCCGGATTTCACCGACAGGTTGATGTCCTTCAAGACGTGGAAATCGCCATACCATTTGTTGACGCCCGACATGGTGATGACGTCGGCGGCGCCCATGGTGGAGGCGGCGGTTGAAGCGGGTGCGGTGGTTGCCATTGTCTGGTGTCCTTACGCAAAAACGGTTGAGGGCTGTTGGCGCTTAGGTGCGCTTGTGGCCGCGATGCAATTCGTGCTCCAGCCATTGGCTGTATTTCGACATGGAGAAGCAGAACAGGAAGTAGAGTATGGCGACGAACACCATGCCCTCGATGTAATAGGCGCGCCATTCCAGATCGTTGATGGCCACGCGCATCGTGAACATGAGATCGAATATACCCACGATGAGCACCAGCGAGGTGTCCTTGAACATGCCGATGAAGGTGTTGACCTGCGGCGGAATGGTGATCTTCAGCGCCTGTGGCAGGACGATGAAGGTCATCGACTGCCAATAGGACAGGCCCATCGCATCTGCGGCCTCGTACTGACCTTTTGGAATGGCCTGAAGACCGCCGCGCACGACTTCTGCAAGATAGGCAGCGGCAAACATGATGATCGCGACCTGCGCCCGCAGCAGCTTATCGATGGTGATGCCTTCGGGCATAAACAGCGGGAACATGACCGAAGCCATGAAGAGCACCGTGATCAGCGGGACGCCGCGGATCAGTTCGATGTAGCCGACGCAGAACGCCTTGACGATCGGCATTTTGGAGCGACGGCCAAGCGCCAAGGCGATGGAGATCGGGAAGGCCAGGCCACAGCCGATCACGGCCAGCATCAGGGTGATGGGCAGACCGCCCCAGAGGTTGTTGGGCACATAGTCCAAACCGAAGATGCCGCCTGAGAGTAGGATCCAGCAAACGATCAGGCCAACTGGCCAGATGACCAAAAGGCTCTTGTTCCACATCGGCTTGAAGCAGGAGATGATGACCAGGCCGATGAAGATCGTGACCGCCGCGCCGGGCCGCCATTGCTGCTCAAACGGGTAGGTGCCGAACAGGATAAAGCGCCATTTTTCGTAGACAAAGGCCCAGCAAGCGCCGGCCACTTCGCGGCAGGCGTCAGCCGGTGCGGCTTCCCAAAGGGCGCTGGTGACGAACCAGTCAAACAGGGCTGGAATCCAGTTGGCCAACGCCCAAATGGCAAGCAGTGTGAAAAGGGCGTTGTACCAAGTGTTGAAGAGGTTTTCCTTCAGCCACGTCATCGGGCCAGGGCGGATGTAGGCCGGCGCCGGACGGGCTTGGGCTGGTACAAAATTGGCCGCGTCGGCGAACGGTGCCGAGGTTGTCGGGCGGTCGTTGACGGCGGAGCTTGTTGTATCGGTCATGTCTTACGTCCTCGCCCTAGCGCTCTGTCAGCGCGATGCGCCCGTTGTACCAATTCATGAACAACGAGGTGATCAGCGACAGTGAGAGATAAACAGTCATGAAGACGGCGATGATTTCGATCGCCTGGCCTGACTGGTTGAGCGCGGTGTTGCCGACGGAAACGAGATCGGGATAGCCGATCGCGATCGCCAGCGAGGAGTTTTTGGTGAGGTTCAAATACTGGCTGGTGATCGGTGGAATGATCACCCGCAGGGCCTGCGGCAGAATCACCAAACGCAGCGTGTTGCCGGGGTTGAGGCCAACGGCCTTGGCCGCTTCGGTTTGGCCGTAGTTCACCGCCTGGATGCCTGAACGCACGATCTCGGCGATGAAGGCGCTGGTGTAGATGGTGAGGCCGAGCAGCAGGGCCAAGAACTCCGGTGACAGCGACTGCCCACCGGCGAAGTTGAAGCCGCGCAGTTCAGGTGCGTTGACTTCGGTCGGTGCGCCACCGATGAGCCAGACTGCGGCACCTAGACCGAAGATGAGACCCAGCGAAGGCAGAAGCGTCTTGGGTCGAACGCCTGTATCGGCCTGAATCCGATCGGCTCGTCGCGCCAGGAAATAGGCGCCGACGGCACCGGCAAGCATGGCCAGAAGGACCCAGGTCCAGATCTGGTGGTCCGCCATGACGGGGTATTTCAGGCCGCGGTTGGAGAGGAACACGCCAGGCAGCAGCGTCCAGCTGTCGCGCGGCCGCGGCAGAATGTTGATGAGCAGCCCGTAGAGAAAGAACAGGTGCAAGAGCAGCGGGATGTTGCGCAACACCTCCACATAGATCGAGGCGAATTTCGCGATCAAGAAGTTCGATGACAGTCGGGCGATGCCCATGATGACGCCGACGATGGTCGCCAGAATGATGCCGAAGAACGCAACCTTGACCGTGTTCAGGATCCCGACCAGCAGTGCGCGGCCATAGGTGTCGTCATTGGTGTATTCGATAATGGCTTCGCCGATATCGAAACCGGCGCGCACATCAAGAAAACCGTAGCCAGACTGAATGCCGCGTGCGGCAAGATTGGCCAGCGTGTTGGAAACCAGAAAGAAGCCAACGCCGATGACAACGGCGATCAGGACGACCTGATAGATGATGGCCCGAAATTTCTCGCTGTAGAGGAGATTTGTCTTTGGTGCGGCCTTAGGTTGCGGAGCTGACGGCTCCGGAAATCCTGCTCCGCTATGCGCGTGATCAGTCATGCGTGATCTCGAACCTGTTCCCTGTGCGCGCTGTTGAAAATTGCGAACGTTTTTCCGTTCGTCGTATCAGCGCTGGACGCATTGGCCGTTGGAAAGGTGCGGGTGCCATGGTGCGCTCATGGTAGCGCATCGCAGCCCCGGTTCCCCGCAGGCTTGAAACGGAAACGGGCCACAATGCGTGTGCACCATGGCCCGTCCTTAGTTGCCGTCTTAGCGAACCGGCGGAGCGTACTGGATGCCCCCTTCGGTCCACAGCGCGTTCAGGCCGCGCGGCAGGCCGAGCGGCGTGATGTTACGCTCATACATTTCGCCGTAGTTGCCGAGTTCGGTGATGATGTCCAGCGCCCAGTCGTTGCGCAGGCCAAGCAAGGAACCCATTTCACCGGAACCGCCAAGCAAACGCTGAACGGTTGGATCGGAAGAGTTGGCGAGCATGTCAGCAGCATTTTCTGACGTCACGCCCTTTTCTTCAGCTTCCAGTGTTGCAAACAGAATCCAGCGAGCGATGGCATAGAGCTCATCGTCGCCGCGGCGCAGCATTGGGCCAAGCGGTTCTTTGGAGATGAGATCCGGAAGGATCACATAATCATCCGGGTTTGGCGCGTTGGCCGTACGCACAGCGGCCAGAGCCGAAGCGTCTGTCGTGTAGACGTCGCAACGACCTTCGAAGAAGGCGGTCAGAACTTCCTGAAGCGCTTCAAACAGGACTGGCTCATAATCGATGCCGCGTGCTGCAAAAACGTCTGCCAGGTTCAGCTCGGTGGTGGTGCCGGATTCGACACAGACCGAAGCGCCGTTCATGTCTTCAAGCGACTCGATGCCGTCTTCAGCACGAACCATGAAGCCCTGGCCATCATAGAACCATGTGCCGGCAAAAGTTGCGCCAAGCGAAGCGTCACGGGTCAGAGTCCAGGTGGTGTTGCGCGAAAGAATGTCGACTTCACCGGCCTGCAGGGCGGGGAAACGTTGCACCGATGAAAGCGGAACATATTGCACAGCGCTGGAATCGTCGAAGAGCGCGATTGCCATGGCTTTACAGTAATCGACGTCGAAGCCAGTCCAAACGCCTTGGCTGTCTGCGATGCCGAAACCAGCCAGGCCGGTGTTCACGCCGCAGATCAGTTCACCGCGATCAAGGATCGCATCAAGCTGCTCACCAGCCTGGGCCGGCATTGCCGATACGGTCAGCGCGATGGCCGATGCTGCTGTTGCAGCAATCGTAAGTTTTTTCATTGTTGGTCCTTCCCTTGTTTACGCAGACACGCGTCAGGAGCATTGGCGAGCAACAGAGATTAACCCGTCAGTTTCGCCCAACCCCTCAGCGGACACGTGCCACCCTCGCGTCAGAGGCCGAGTGTTCTCGGTCCGTCCTGACAAAAGGATAGGAAGGGCTAACACAGGGGTTGGGGGTGCTCAAGGTCTGTGCACCGCACAAAATGCAGGCGCATTGCTGCGTTATTGCGCATTGTCAGCACTGGGCCGGCGGGGTGGAGTCCTCGACCTACGCTGGAATCGATTGATAGGCGCCGTTGCTGGTGAGGCTCAGTAGGGCAGGACCTTGCCATCATAGGCGACAAGCTGTCCCGATTGCGCGGTGCTTGCGTTGTTGATGACCTGCAGCATTGACGCTGCGGACTCCTGCGGCGTTTGCAGGCGAATACCGTTTTTGGCGAATGGATCGGACAGAGGCGTAGCAACCGTTCCGGGATGCAACGCCAGGCAGATCGCCTCTGGTCGCTTGCGGGCCAACTCAATTGATGCCGTTTTGACGATTTGGTTGAGGGCTGCTTTGGCAGATCGGTAGCCGTACCATCCGCCAAGTTGATTGTCGGAAATCGAGCCGACTTTGGCGGAAATTGTTGCAAACACGGCTTTGCCGTCACGCGAGAAGAGCGGCAGCAGATGCTTGATCAAGAGAGCCGGGCCGATTGTGTTGACGGCAAACTGATGCGCCAAGGCAGCAGGGTCGATGGCCGACCAGCTCTTCTCCGGCCCGCCTTGAGCGCCATGCAGATACCCGGTCGCATCGAAAGCCAGCCTCAGATCATGACCTGATGCTTTGACCTTTTCGGCGAGGGCAGCGACATGGTCCTCGCGGGTGATGTCATAAGATGGCTGGCCGCTGCGCGATGCCTCGATGACATGCGCAAACCGCCCGCTCGACCCAATGGCTGCCGCAACCGCTGCGCCAATGCCGCCGCTCGCTCCGACCACGACTGCCAGGCCGCCTGAAGGAAACGAGGTGAGCCTCATCTCATCGGTCATAGGTGAACAAACTCATTCTTGCTGCGGTGCGGTCTCGGTAGCTGTCGCGAAGGCCGCGTTTGGCAAGGGCCGGCCCGAATGGCTACCGTCGCTCGTGTGACAAATGTCACAAACCGATTGTGGAGCCTGTGCTTGGCTGGCCATGTAAAGGAACCCGCCAAATGGCGCGGTTTGACATGCTGCCCAGCAGGATTTTCAATGCGGGCATCGGGGACTGGTGGATCGAAGACGGTCTGTCGGAAAGTTAGGGGTTTAACACAATGAAACGAACATTTTTGTCCATGCTGGGTGGTGCAATGGCTGTTGCGCTAGTGGCCGTCGGCGGCTCTTTGTCCTTCGTGAGTGACGCCAATGCGGCTTGCCCGACTTACCAAGGCAACCCCCATTTCGGGACCGTCAATCTGACGGAAGGTTTTTTGCCAGATCCCTGGAACCGCAGCGTGACGGCGGGCGGACAGAACGAAATCTCCAACTGCGGCATTGGCGCGTGGGGATGGGTAGCGCGCCGTCCAGACTATCGCGTTCAATATCGCACCTCGGGTGCGTCGGCGCTGACCTTCATCATTCAGTCGAACGTGGACACGGTGCTTTTGGTCAACGATCCGTTCGGCAACTGGTACTTTGATGATGATGGTGGTGTCGATCTTGGCGCTCAGTTGCGGATCGCCAATGCGCCGGCAGGCCAATATGACATCTGGATCGGGTCCTACAATCGCGGCAGCGGCATCCCGGCAACGCTGCAAATTTCCGAGCGCTACTAAGCTTCCCTCTACTGAAGGCTTGCTTTTCCAACTCCGCCCTCTCGGGCGGAGTTTTTTGCATTGAACGGGTCATCCCGCTTGCTCAGGTGAACTGCGCAACGCCCTTTATCAACCCAAAATGGGACACCTGCATTTCAGCAGAACTAACTGTTTCCTAAGGGTCTTTTTAGGGAACGTTAAGGTTAATGATGTCTGATCTGAACCCGAAGCAGCGTGTTCTTGCTGCGATGTTTTGCGTTTCGGGGTGGGTGTCGTGTTTCGTTCGGTCGTTAACAGGCGTTCGGCATGGGTATTGCCGATGGTCGCCGCCTTTGCCCTTGCCGGGTGTATGACCCGCCCGCCTGCTGGCGCCGGCCTTTCCTGTCCCGTCACAGTCCCGCAATGCCATGGACCGGTCTATTCGGTCGGCGGCTTTAATGATGATGCCACCCTAACAACGGGTTCGATCGGCAATGCCGCCACGGCCGCCGTCGCGCCAGATGCCATTGAGGACGCAGGCGAGGACCCGATGGGCTTGGCTGCGCAGGCTTTGCCAGATCGCGTTGACCCAGGAGATGAGCCAACAGCCGAGCTAGCCCTCGGTCCGGCCTTGCGCTTAACACCGCTCACCGCCAGCGATGCGTCGGAGTTGCCAGCTGCAACCAGCGATCCGCTGGAGCTCAACCAGGCACCTGAATCGCCCTCTGCCACATCACCGATGGCCAATGCCGATGAGTTGGAGCTGCGGGCCAGCGACTCGCCTCTGACGCTCGATCCGCCGGTCCAGGATGCCTCGTTCGCCGCGCCGCAACTGGCCGGGCAAGGAGAGGGCACTGACGAAAGCAATGTCGAACTGGCTGGCGCGGATGGTTTCGACAGCAATGATCCCCTGCCGCCCGCCCGACAGTTCGATGGCGATATCTCGGTCTCAGCCGATCCGGGTGATGGACCGCGCATGACGCTTGCGGATGTGGTAACGCGCGCGGCGACCATGCACCCAGAGATCACGCTTGCATTGGCGCGAGTCGATGAGGCGCGTGCCGGTGTGCAACGCGCGCGATCCGGTCTTGGACCGCAGGTCGATCTGACCTTGGCGGCCGGGCAGACCGCATCCGGCACTTATGACCCGACGGATTTCGACCTCAACAATCGCACCGCTGACGCGGAAGCGCGTTTGGACGGCACGGTGCGCCTGCGCCAGTTGCTGTTCGATTTCAACGTAACGCGCGACCAGGTGCTGTCGACGCTTGCAACGTCCGATGCAGCGCGATTGCGCACCATCGATGTCACCGAAGATTTGGCCTTGCGCACAGCGCAGGCTTATCTGCGGATCTTCCAGCAACGGCAACTGCTGGCGCTCATCGATCGCAACATCGTCGAGCATGAACGGCTGCTTGAGATTGTTGAGCTCAATGAAGCCGATGGCAACTCGACCATGGCGGACGTCAATCGTGTGGC
Protein-coding regions in this window:
- a CDS encoding amino acid ABC transporter permease: MTDHAHSGAGFPEPSAPQPKAAPKTNLLYSEKFRAIIYQVVLIAVVIGVGFFLVSNTLANLAARGIQSGYGFLDVRAGFDIGEAIIEYTNDDTYGRALLVGILNTVKVAFFGIILATIVGVIMGIARLSSNFLIAKFASIYVEVLRNIPLLLHLFFLYGLLINILPRPRDSWTLLPGVFLSNRGLKYPVMADHQIWTWVLLAMLAGAVGAYFLARRADRIQADTGVRPKTLLPSLGLIFGLGAAVWLIGGAPTEVNAPELRGFNFAGGQSLSPEFLALLLGLTIYTSAFIAEIVRSGIQAVNYGQTEAAKAVGLNPGNTLRLVILPQALRVIIPPITSQYLNLTKNSSLAIAIGYPDLVSVGNTALNQSGQAIEIIAVFMTVYLSLSLITSLFMNWYNGRIALTER
- a CDS encoding amino acid ABC transporter ATP-binding protein, which encodes MATTAPASTAASTMGAADVITMSGVNKWYGDFHVLKDINLSVKSGERIVVCGPSGSGKSTLIRCINRLEEHQEGDISVDGIELTDNIKNIDAVRAEVGMVFQHFNLFPHLSVLDNCTLAPIWVKKTPKAEAEALGMKYLERVRIGEQALKYPGQLSGGQQQRVAIARALCMTPKIMLFDEPTSALDPEMVKEVLDTMVDLAKEGMTMLCVTHEMGFAKAVADRVIFMDQGEIVEQNEPNAFFDNPQNERTKEFLNQIL
- a CDS encoding amino acid ABC transporter permease; this translates as MTDTTSSAVNDRPTTSAPFADAANFVPAQARPAPAYIRPGPMTWLKENLFNTWYNALFTLLAIWALANWIPALFDWFVTSALWEAAPADACREVAGACWAFVYEKWRFILFGTYPFEQQWRPGAAVTIFIGLVIISCFKPMWNKSLLVIWPVGLIVCWILLSGGIFGLDYVPNNLWGGLPITLMLAVIGCGLAFPISIALALGRRSKMPIVKAFCVGYIELIRGVPLITVLFMASVMFPLFMPEGITIDKLLRAQVAIIMFAAAYLAEVVRGGLQAIPKGQYEAADAMGLSYWQSMTFIVLPQALKITIPPQVNTFIGMFKDTSLVLIVGIFDLMFTMRVAINDLEWRAYYIEGMVFVAILYFLFCFSMSKYSQWLEHELHRGHKRT
- a CDS encoding amino acid ABC transporter substrate-binding protein, whose protein sequence is MKKLTIAATAASAIALTVSAMPAQAGEQLDAILDRGELICGVNTGLAGFGIADSQGVWTGFDVDYCKAMAIALFDDSSAVQYVPLSSVQRFPALQAGEVDILSRNTTWTLTRDASLGATFAGTWFYDGQGFMVRAEDGIESLEDMNGASVCVESGTTTELNLADVFAARGIDYEPVLFEALQEVLTAFFEGRCDVYTTDASALAAVRTANAPNPDDYVILPDLISKEPLGPMLRRGDDELYAIARWILFATLEAEEKGVTSENAADMLANSSDPTVQRLLGGSGEMGSLLGLRNDWALDIITELGNYGEMYERNITPLGLPRGLNALWTEGGIQYAPPVR
- a CDS encoding SDR family NAD(P)-dependent oxidoreductase; translation: MRLTSFPSGGLAVVVGASGGIGAAVAAAIGSSGRFAHVIEASRSGQPSYDITREDHVAALAEKVKASGHDLRLAFDATGYLHGAQGGPEKSWSAIDPAALAHQFAVNTIGPALLIKHLLPLFSRDGKAVFATISAKVGSISDNQLGGWYGYRSAKAALNQIVKTASIELARKRPEAICLALHPGTVATPLSDPFAKNGIRLQTPQESAASMLQVINNASTAQSGQLVAYDGKVLPY
- a CDS encoding TolC family protein, producing MTRPPAGAGLSCPVTVPQCHGPVYSVGGFNDDATLTTGSIGNAATAAVAPDAIEDAGEDPMGLAAQALPDRVDPGDEPTAELALGPALRLTPLTASDASELPAATSDPLELNQAPESPSATSPMANADELELRASDSPLTLDPPVQDASFAAPQLAGQGEGTDESNVELAGADGFDSNDPLPPARQFDGDISVSADPGDGPRMTLADVVTRAATMHPEITLALARVDEARAGVQRARSGLGPQVDLTLAAGQTASGTYDPTDFDLNNRTADAEARLDGTVRLRQLLFDFNVTRDQVLSTLATSDAARLRTIDVTEDLALRTAQAYLRIFQQRQLLALIDRNIVEHERLLEIVELNEADGNSTMADVNRVAARLSEVRSARTDLAAGLDAAEDAFERLARIAPGRLQPPAPVVSNLAPSADDAIDRALSGNPRLLSLAYTVRAAQHELDVVNGDGRARIDLELEANSKTYISSDTRTENDARGMVVFSYSLFDAGNAEGEQREVEARIRQARARYTDTRDQVEADIRQAYRAIASARRKLGDLRSGLQSSRQVQSLYTEQFQAGERTIFELLDAQNALFSAEQELIMSQFSELEAAYSVLRSTGRLTSTILNQGG